Proteins co-encoded in one secondary endosymbiont of Trabutina mannipara genomic window:
- a CDS encoding single-stranded DNA-binding protein, which yields MAGRGINKVIIVGNLGQDPEIRHMPNGGAVANITLATSESWRDKQTGEIKEKTEWHRVVLFGKLAEIAGEYLRKGSQVYIEGSLQTRKWQDNSGQDRYTTEILVNLGGTMQMIGGRPGNAQKGEWRQSTQVNTFSEGKTPKTLQSQNMSSASDNEHQIDFDDDIPF from the coding sequence ATGGCAGGAAGAGGTATTAATAAAGTGATTATAGTTGGAAATCTTGGTCAAGATCCTGAAATTCGCCATATGCCTAATGGTGGTGCTGTAGCAAATATCACACTAGCAACTTCTGAAAGCTGGAGAGATAAACAAACAGGAGAGATAAAAGAAAAAACTGAATGGCACCGTGTGGTACTATTTGGCAAACTTGCAGAAATTGCAGGAGAATATTTACGTAAGGGATCCCAGGTATATATTGAAGGATCACTGCAAACTCGCAAGTGGCAGGACAATAGTGGTCAGGATCGTTATACAACTGAAATATTAGTAAATTTAGGTGGAACCATGCAGATGATTGGCGGCCGTCCAGGTAATGCACAAAAAGGAGAATGGAGACAATCTACGCAGGTAAATACGTTTAGCGAAGGTAAAACACCGAAGACACTTCAATCACAAAATATGTCTTCTGCGTCAGATAATGAGCATCAGATAGATTTTGATGATGATATTCCATTTTGA
- the proS gene encoding proline--tRNA ligase, translating into MHTSQYMLSTLKEISTDVEVISHQLMLRAGMIRQLASGLYSWLPTGLQVLRKVEKIVREEMNNAGAIEVFMPIVQPADIWQKSKRWVQYGSELLRFIDRGARSFVLGPTHEEVITDLIRNEICSYKQLPLNFYQIQTKFRDELRPRFGVMRSREFLMKDAYSFHTNQDSLQITYDVMYQTYSNILNRMGLQFRAVQADTGSIGGSVSHEFHVLADSGEDYIVFSTSSNYAANIELAEAKDQVILRADPKEKMRLVDTNEACTLAKILEKFAIPVEKTVKTMLVRAKKNAIHPLLALIVRGDHHISDVKAAKILQVAAPLNFASEEEIRLFFGTRSDYIGPVNLQVPIIIDRSVAVMSDFTAGANADGKYFLGINWERDLPLPQVADLRKVSAGDRSPDGKGTLQIKRGIEVGHIFQLGTKYSDAMKAYVQNEEGRNKTLIMGCYGIGITRVVAAAIEQNHDDKGILWTESLAPFNVAIIPINMHNSFRVQQIAEEVYQQLKARGIDVILDDRKERPGVMFADMELIGIPHLLVIGDYNLNTGNIEYKNRRNGNKKIIKLGAIVDFILSEMATSFYKC; encoded by the coding sequence ATGCATACTAGTCAATATATGCTCTCAACATTGAAAGAAATTTCAACTGATGTAGAAGTAATTAGTCATCAGCTGATGCTACGTGCTGGAATGATTCGTCAGTTAGCATCTGGACTTTATAGCTGGCTGCCCACTGGATTGCAAGTACTGCGTAAAGTTGAAAAAATAGTGCGTGAAGAGATGAATAATGCCGGAGCTATTGAAGTATTTATGCCTATCGTGCAACCTGCAGATATATGGCAAAAAAGCAAAAGATGGGTTCAATATGGTTCAGAGCTACTTAGATTTATAGATCGAGGAGCGCGTTCTTTTGTATTAGGACCTACACATGAGGAGGTTATAACTGACCTTATCCGCAACGAGATTTGCTCATACAAACAGTTGCCACTAAATTTTTATCAGATTCAAACAAAATTTCGTGATGAATTGCGTCCACGTTTCGGAGTTATGCGTTCTCGTGAATTTTTGATGAAAGACGCCTACTCTTTTCATACCAATCAAGATTCATTGCAGATAACCTATGATGTTATGTATCAAACTTATAGTAATATTTTAAACCGTATGGGGCTACAATTCCGTGCCGTGCAGGCTGATACAGGATCTATAGGTGGCAGCGTATCCCATGAATTTCATGTGTTAGCCGACAGCGGTGAAGACTACATTGTTTTTTCAACATCATCAAACTATGCTGCTAATATCGAACTTGCAGAAGCAAAAGATCAGGTTATTCTGCGCGCAGATCCAAAAGAAAAAATGCGATTGGTAGACACCAATGAGGCATGCACTTTGGCTAAAATTTTGGAAAAATTTGCTATTCCAGTGGAAAAAACTGTAAAAACTATGTTAGTACGTGCTAAAAAAAACGCTATACATCCACTATTAGCGTTGATAGTACGCGGCGATCATCATATTAGTGATGTTAAAGCTGCAAAAATATTGCAGGTAGCAGCACCGCTAAATTTTGCTAGTGAAGAAGAAATTCGCCTATTTTTTGGTACTAGATCAGATTATATTGGTCCCGTAAACCTACAAGTACCTATAATAATTGACCGCAGCGTGGCTGTAATGAGCGACTTTACTGCAGGTGCTAATGCTGATGGTAAATATTTTTTAGGTATTAACTGGGAACGTGATTTACCTTTGCCACAAGTAGCTGACCTACGCAAGGTCAGCGCCGGAGATAGAAGTCCTGACGGTAAAGGCACTCTGCAAATAAAGCGCGGTATTGAAGTAGGACATATTTTTCAGCTAGGTACTAAATATTCCGATGCAATGAAAGCTTATGTGCAAAATGAAGAAGGACGTAATAAAACTTTAATCATGGGATGCTACGGTATCGGTATTACCCGCGTTGTAGCAGCTGCTATCGAGCAAAACCACGATGATAAAGGAATTTTATGGACGGAATCATTAGCACCATTCAATGTTGCTATAATACCCATTAATATGCATAACTCTTTTAGAGTGCAACAAATAGCAGAAGAAGTTTACCAACAACTAAAGGCACGTGGTATTGACGTTATACTTGATGACCGCAAGGAACGTCCTGGAGTTATGTTTGCTGACATGGAGCTTATCGGTATACCTCACCTATTAGTAATAGGAGATTATAATCTAAATACTGGGAATATTGAGTATAAAAATAGACGCAACGGGAATAAAAAAATAATAAAACTAGGCGCTATAGTAGATTTTATATTAAGTGAAATGGCTACTTCTTTCTATAAATGTTAA
- the tilS gene encoding tRNA lysidine(34) synthetase TilS, with translation MVRSPNITEKVSVRFGSVHGLLYINGRRRGRKLKKILQELAIPPWQRGYIPLLFYNEKLIAAIGTFVTLEGTAHKFCSKWYLFRKS, from the coding sequence GTGGTCCGCTCACCGAATATTACCGAAAAGGTATCAGTACGTTTTGGGTCTGTGCACGGACTGCTGTATATCAATGGAAGACGCAGAGGAAGGAAATTAAAAAAAATTTTGCAAGAGCTAGCTATTCCTCCGTGGCAACGTGGCTACATACCTTTGCTTTTTTATAATGAAAAATTAATTGCTGCTATAGGAACCTTCGTGACATTGGAAGGAACAGCGCATAAATTTTGCTCAAAATGGTATCTATTTAGAAAAAGCTAA
- the tilS gene encoding tRNA lysidine(34) synthetase TilS: MKNNTDDDQVQALCSSLSAKIKNYQGLLIAFSGGLDSTVLLDALYLIRNHKKFSRTCKNDLLLRAVYINHGLSIHADNWSVHCENECRRREIEFSTKYVNIVVNSESIEAAARTARYQALAENLVNDEILLTAHNKEDQVETLLLALKRGSGPAGLAAMAENYPFNGRLLLRPLLSYSRKELEIYANKRGLCWIEDDSNNNLRFDRNFLRIQILPPLLQRWPRFLDTVVRSAQICAEQEHLLDILLAETLAELIQPDGSLKFTKLIMMSDIKRAAILRRWLASNGVKMPTRKQLACIWQEVALSRHDAVAKIHINHHLQVRRFRECLYIIPILQQLPKKEIIFWPSKINKLILPIGLGTIIRSTIPNIKKNLTY, encoded by the coding sequence ATGAAAAATAATACCGACGATGATCAGGTACAAGCGCTATGCAGCAGTTTATCTGCAAAAATAAAAAATTACCAAGGACTACTAATAGCATTTAGTGGTGGTTTAGATTCTACTGTGTTGTTAGATGCATTATACTTAATACGCAACCATAAAAAATTTAGCAGAACGTGTAAAAATGATCTACTGCTGCGAGCAGTATATATTAATCACGGATTAAGTATTCATGCGGATAATTGGTCTGTGCACTGCGAAAATGAATGCCGCCGTCGAGAAATTGAATTTAGTACAAAATATGTGAATATTGTTGTTAACTCAGAGAGTATTGAGGCTGCTGCACGTACAGCACGTTATCAAGCACTAGCGGAAAATCTAGTTAACGATGAAATTTTGCTTACAGCTCATAATAAAGAAGATCAAGTAGAAACGTTGCTACTTGCTTTAAAAAGAGGCAGTGGTCCTGCTGGTTTAGCTGCAATGGCAGAAAATTATCCATTTAATGGTCGTCTTCTTTTGCGACCATTACTTAGTTACAGCAGAAAAGAGCTGGAAATATACGCAAATAAACGTGGACTTTGCTGGATTGAAGATGACAGTAATAATAATTTGCGTTTTGACCGTAATTTTTTGCGTATACAAATTTTGCCACCATTGTTGCAACGATGGCCAAGATTTTTGGATACTGTAGTGCGTAGTGCTCAAATATGCGCTGAACAAGAACATCTTTTGGATATCCTTCTAGCAGAAACGCTAGCAGAACTGATCCAACCAGATGGATCGCTGAAATTTACAAAATTAATAATGATGAGCGATATTAAGCGTGCAGCAATATTACGCCGCTGGTTAGCTAGTAACGGTGTAAAAATGCCTACACGCAAGCAATTAGCATGTATTTGGCAGGAGGTAGCACTCAGCAGGCACGATGCTGTTGCGAAAATACATATTAATCACCACCTGCAAGTCCGACGCTTTCGCGAGTGTCTTTATATAATACCTATTTTACAGCAGCTACCTAAAAAGGAGATAATTTTTTGGCCTTCAAAAATTAATAAACTTATATTACCTATAGGATTAGGAACCATAATTAGATCTACAATACCTAATATAAAAAAAAATCTTACTTATTAG
- a CDS encoding OmpH family outer membrane protein: MRIWLYAAVLAITIPNNAYAADKIAVVNISSIFQQSLHLNMIDKKLENEFKRRATELQFMELDLQTKIKILRQNISHIKTSEFSTLEKSVVAQRENLSKKAQEFEQDNRRRQTEERNKIMSNIQDAVKNVAIKEGYSVVIDASAVAYIKNAKDITANVIKNVR, encoded by the coding sequence TTGAGAATTTGGTTATATGCTGCTGTACTTGCCATTACTATTCCTAATAATGCGTATGCTGCTGACAAAATAGCTGTAGTTAATATTTCTAGTATTTTCCAACAATCTCTGCATCTAAATATGATTGATAAAAAACTAGAAAATGAATTTAAAAGACGCGCCACAGAACTTCAGTTCATGGAACTAGATCTTCAAACAAAAATTAAAATTCTGAGACAGAATATTTCTCATATTAAAACAAGTGAATTTAGTACATTGGAGAAATCAGTTGTAGCCCAGCGTGAAAATTTATCTAAAAAAGCGCAAGAGTTTGAACAGGACAACCGTCGTCGTCAAACAGAAGAACGTAACAAAATTATGAGCAATATTCAGGATGCTGTTAAAAACGTTGCTATTAAAGAAGGCTATAGCGTAGTAATTGATGCTAGCGCTGTAGCTTATATCAAAAATGCTAAAGACATTACAGCTAACGTTATAAAAAACGTTAGATAA
- the bamA gene encoding outer membrane protein assembly factor BamA yields MAMKKLLLIVVALLLSSVNSATVYGTEYSENDAFVVKKIFFEGMHKITIDTALLFIPICIGDIITTEDISNTIRVLFATENFDDVRVLRNIDSLFINVKERPTITKITFSGNSLIKYYMLKQNLDIQGIIVGDNLDRAIIYHLKRWLEDFYYSNGKYNAIVKVLVMPQSLNCVDIKLVFNEGISAKVQQINIIGNHNFTKDNLTSKFKIRDKWYVGHRKYQKKNLAKDLESMYSFYLDYGYVRFNIESTQVNLTTDKKNIFITINITEGAQYKLCSTVVNGNMAGYFLEIENLTKVHHCELYNNSNIRKVKEKIKQLMGSYGYAYPSVLTQVEIKDVDKTVNLHIKIDAGKRFYVRKILFEGNDITKDLVIRREIPQKEGVKFCSDLIYQGKEHLNRLGYFEKVDVKTQPVPGYTNQIDVIYNIKERNTGSINMGIGLGTDSGVSFHFGIQQDNWLGTGNTVSLIGNKNNYKNYAELSINYPYLTVSGISLGSKLFYNDFINDKTDLSNYDLRSYGFSTTLCFPINKKNLLNISINYVHNNLLKREPKVTIWHYLNSIGINTKPKITTTNNKIKNNLSAYDFFIYIGLKYNNLDNGYFPTVGLNAIFNGKITMPGSNNKYYKITFDASKYIPLSESGNWVLKSRAHIGYADGFSGNEVPFYDNFYTGGASTVRGFRNNTIGPKEVYSRYNSSNISINYDYSDAVGGNVLAIASAEFIFPTPFLIKNSLRTSLFIDSGSVWNTDWQNNSATYYATIPDYSNPGNIRISTGIAMQWLSPLGPLSFSYAQPIKKYDGDKSEQLQFNIGKSW; encoded by the coding sequence ATAGCGATGAAAAAATTGCTGCTCATAGTAGTGGCACTACTTTTAAGTAGTGTTAATAGCGCTACCGTATACGGTACAGAATACAGTGAAAATGATGCATTCGTAGTAAAAAAAATTTTTTTTGAAGGAATGCACAAAATTACCATAGATACAGCATTACTATTCATACCAATTTGTATCGGCGATATAATAACTACTGAAGATATCAGCAATACTATACGTGTTCTCTTTGCTACCGAAAATTTTGATGATGTTAGGGTATTACGTAATATAGATTCACTATTTATAAATGTAAAAGAGCGTCCTACTATTACTAAAATTACCTTTTCAGGAAATTCTTTAATAAAATATTATATGCTTAAGCAAAACCTTGATATTCAAGGTATTATAGTAGGTGATAATCTTGACAGAGCTATTATTTACCATCTAAAAAGATGGCTAGAAGATTTTTACTACAGCAACGGTAAATACAACGCTATAGTTAAAGTATTAGTTATGCCACAGTCGCTTAACTGCGTAGATATAAAGCTAGTTTTTAACGAAGGTATATCAGCAAAAGTTCAGCAAATCAACATTATTGGTAACCATAACTTTACTAAAGATAATTTAACTTCAAAATTTAAGATACGAGATAAATGGTACGTAGGTCATCGTAAATACCAAAAAAAAAATTTAGCTAAAGATTTAGAATCTATGTACAGTTTTTATCTTGATTACGGTTATGTCCGTTTTAATATTGAATCTACGCAAGTAAATTTAACTACTGATAAAAAAAACATATTTATTACAATAAATATTACCGAAGGCGCACAATATAAGTTATGCAGCACGGTAGTTAACGGTAATATGGCTGGCTACTTTTTAGAGATAGAAAATTTAACAAAAGTGCATCACTGTGAACTATATAACAACTCTAATATTAGAAAAGTAAAAGAAAAGATAAAACAATTGATGGGTAGTTACGGTTATGCCTATCCCAGCGTATTAACTCAGGTAGAAATAAAAGATGTTGATAAAACGGTTAATTTGCATATCAAAATTGACGCTGGTAAACGTTTTTACGTACGAAAAATACTATTTGAAGGCAATGACATTACAAAAGATCTAGTAATCCGTAGGGAAATACCCCAAAAAGAAGGTGTCAAATTTTGCAGTGATTTGATATATCAAGGTAAAGAACACTTAAATAGACTAGGTTATTTTGAAAAAGTGGATGTAAAAACACAGCCAGTTCCTGGTTATACTAATCAAATAGATGTAATTTATAATATTAAAGAAAGAAATACCGGCAGTATAAATATGGGTATTGGTTTAGGAACTGATAGCGGAGTTAGCTTTCATTTCGGTATTCAACAAGATAACTGGCTAGGAACTGGTAACACTGTTAGTTTAATTGGGAATAAAAATAACTATAAAAATTATGCTGAACTATCGATAAATTATCCATACTTAACAGTAAGTGGTATTAGTTTAGGAAGTAAACTATTCTATAATGATTTTATCAATGATAAGACAGATTTGTCAAACTATGATTTGCGTAGTTACGGTTTTAGTACTACTTTATGTTTTCCGATTAATAAAAAAAATTTGCTAAATATAAGTATAAATTACGTGCATAATAATCTTCTTAAGAGAGAACCTAAGGTAACAATATGGCACTACTTAAATAGTATAGGCATCAATACTAAACCTAAGATAACTACTACTAATAATAAAATAAAAAATAATTTAAGTGCCTATGATTTCTTTATCTATATCGGATTAAAATATAATAATCTAGACAATGGATACTTTCCTACTGTGGGTTTAAACGCTATATTTAACGGTAAAATTACGATGCCAGGTTCAAATAACAAATATTACAAAATAACATTTGATGCTAGTAAATATATTCCACTAAGTGAAAGCGGTAACTGGGTGCTTAAAAGCCGTGCACATATCGGATATGCTGACGGTTTTAGTGGCAATGAAGTGCCATTTTATGATAATTTCTATACTGGTGGTGCCAGTACTGTACGCGGATTTCGAAATAATACAATTGGTCCTAAAGAAGTGTATTCTAGATACAACAGTAGTAATATTAGTATTAATTATGATTATAGCGACGCTGTAGGTGGTAATGTGCTGGCTATAGCCAGCGCTGAATTTATTTTTCCTACACCTTTTTTAATAAAAAACTCATTACGAACATCACTATTTATTGATAGTGGTTCCGTTTGGAATACAGATTGGCAAAATAATAGCGCAACCTACTATGCAACTATTCCTGACTATAGTAATCCCGGTAATATCCGTATTTCTACGGGCATAGCCATGCAGTGGCTGTCGCCGCTAGGTCCTTTGTCATTCTCTTATGCTCAGCCAATTAAGAAATATGACGGAGATAAGTCAGAACAATTACAGTTTAATATTGGTAAATCATGGTAG
- the frr gene encoding ribosome recycling factor → MINKICKDAEISMEKCVEAFKKHISKIRTGRASPSLLDSIQIEYYGKMMQLRQLSNILTEDSHTLSITLFDRTLIPAVEKAILTSDLGLTPSSTGTLIIVPIPPLTEERRRALIKAVNSEAEQCRVSVRNVRRYANVKIKSLLKDKIIDEDNDYRLQEIIQKLTNFWIKKIDILLKKKEEELM, encoded by the coding sequence GTGATTAATAAAATCTGTAAAGATGCTGAGATTAGCATGGAAAAATGCGTAGAGGCTTTTAAAAAACATATTAGTAAAATCCGCACTGGACGTGCTTCTCCGAGTTTACTTGATAGTATTCAGATTGAATATTACGGGAAAATGATGCAATTGCGTCAGCTATCTAACATTCTTACAGAAGATTCCCATACTCTATCTATCACATTATTTGATCGTACTTTAATACCAGCGGTAGAAAAGGCTATTCTAACTTCTGATTTAGGGCTGACTCCTTCTTCTACAGGAACACTCATTATAGTACCTATTCCTCCACTTACTGAAGAACGTAGACGTGCTTTGATTAAAGCAGTTAACTCAGAGGCAGAACAGTGCAGAGTGTCAGTACGTAATGTTAGACGTTATGCTAACGTTAAAATTAAATCTTTATTAAAAGATAAAATTATCGATGAAGACAATGATTATCGTTTGCAAGAAATAATTCAAAAATTGACTAATTTTTGGATTAAAAAAATAGATATTCTTCTTAAGAAAAAAGAAGAAGAATTAATGTAA